The window GATTTGAGGACAAAGAAGCAACGTTATATCAAAATACCTTTAGCTAGTATTTTAACTTGTGTAAGCCTCCTAAAGTACAAAATTAACATAATCTGCACCGTATGTGAAACGTCTTTCGAAAATTAGACGTTTTCTTTTTACCtatctttatttaaattattgctttattttgaaaaggcagatATTGGTATGCTGCTTAGGGTcgatatttttgttttctgtatttgatAAACACAATGATGCTACTCTTGTAGTTTAATATAATCCAGCGTCATTTAGGATTAGAGGAAACCCGACATGTTCACTATGCACACGGCAGAGCAACATTTTTACATAATTAGAGGTAACACAGGTAACAGCCCACTATGGACTACTGGTATTCAATTAGGAATAGAAATCTACGCTGCTGCAAAACTGCCAAACGACTCTTTGTAATGCACCACAGCCTACAAATATAgtctcttttcatttcaaaatttaACCCGAGTTTTAGGAAGTGCATCTCCTGATGGTACAACCCTAAACCCACTGTAGCTTGACAGGATTTCCTCAGTGATGTTAAGGTGTGAACACAGTGAGCTGTATTCACGCCACAGGTGCTGACTGGTTATACAGGTCCATTTGTTGAGCTTACAAGGCCACCTCTATTTTCAGCTCCTGTGAATGATGGAGTGTGTATTTAGAAACCTGTTTATCATTAGTGTACTACATTACTGAGCTTCAAAGTGAACTCCATGATGAACATAAAGTTTTTTTGTATAGAGGCATAAACTGTTCACACTGCAAAATAATTAATAAGCTTCAAGTAACTGTAAATATGCATACACAAAGACTTGATTGGGTAATAGACTGTATTTAACAATTGGTTTCCCTTTACAGTGGCAAATCTTTAAGATGAATTAGGAAGTTGTAGCCTGGTAGATGGAGACCTGGATAATCCCATGTCCATCAGTAAATCATctgcagtaaataaaacaactcttagaacaaaaacataaacatgacatttacatttactgagATGAAGTTGACACAagtattaaaaacataaacGAAAGCTTCCTCTAACACAAGAGTAGCTTCACTGatccaattttatttttcttacctGCACCTTCAGCTGAGCTCTGAACAGGGACGTCAGTGTTCCCAGTTGACCTCAATTACAAGGCCTTATTAAGGTCTTCATTCAGAGGGGTGTGCAACTCTGTGGTGAGTCCAGCTAGaaaacagccacacagacaAGGACATGTTAACAAATTTTGGCTGTATCAGTATCTAAGCATCAGCATGACAATCAGAACCAATATTATCAGGAGGACAGACTGTACTGTCTATAATATGATGCAATaactgacaaaaacatacacaccaaTGTCATGTTCAGTTAAATTCTGACAAAACAACTTATAGAACTTACTCTGGGAGGTCAACAGGTAATATAGACAGCTAGGACATcaaacattatgttttaaattataaCATAAATAGaaacatggtgagactttctcATTATTAGTTGAAATAATGAACAATCTTACCAATCAGTCCCTTCCATTTGTGTGAACTCATTCACAAGGATGGGGGCAGCTCCTTTACTGCCTGGTGACAAGAGGCAACATATAGACAGTTCTGGTATGAGAAACTGTTTAAGGATACACCTTCATTTGATGGCATTTCAATGTaaaccaaaatgtgtgtgtcagttgaTACAATTAACTAATCTGATCCTACATCCCAGTCTTACCTGTGCAATAAATAATGCAGCCCTCCTACTGCCATCTTGTGGTGTTAAATGGTAAAAACATCAATTTATGAGGCACATCTTTTGTTCCAATATCAGCCAATTTCACCAGTGTTTCTTTTAGTATTCCCACCACAGTCTgaacacatttgaaaaatagTTCCTCTTGTTAATATCTGCTTATTAATTAACATCATTCCAGGTCTGAAAATGGCCAATACatgcatgtaaaacaaaaacgGGCCACTGGTCATGCTGGAGTGAACTGCTACCTCTAGTGGCATAGGAGAGGAatcccccccctcctccccaaTTCACAAAATGTGTGCAGACAGCTGAGATGATTTAGGAGCAGTAAGCCAAGACAGTCAACAACAGATGTTTGTAGGGTTTTGGGGTTTATAGCGCTTACCAAATCCTTGACTGGCTGCCTTCTGGCTGTTAAATCCAGTCTAAAGAAACAGCCATTTAATGCTTAAAATTGTGCAGGACTTTTCATTTGACTTGAGGGGAAAAATATACACTATGTCAGTGAAGGAAAATGCATTGTTTATGCAGTCTCTAAATTCAAGAAACATGCTATCAATACTTTTTAAAGATTGCCAAAGATTCTTCAGTCACCTTTAGTGACTTGTATTCTTGTATCCACatccttgaaaaaaaaaaaacctactaAACTAAGaagcttgattttttttttttagcacaggaaggaaaacaaaaagaacaatgtATAATTATAGCTAATGTTTCTCCAGAGATCATAATTAGCTACAGGAGAGGAGACAGTACTCTGTGCAAGGCTAGCTCACCCTTGAGTACCGTTCAGGTGAGTTCCTCATTCTAGTGGTGCCGCTCTCAATGCTTCTCCACCTAGGCAGGTTGGAATAAGAGGACagacacatgaaataaaatgcaacaaaacCATGGCACCAAAAAGGCAGATGCTAAAAACACTTTCCTATGGTAAACAAATTCTGACATGTGATCACTTGCTATGGTAGAAAGCTATGCTTTAAGAATTTTAACCCTTTGGATGGTCAGATCCATGGCGTCTTCAAAAGGAGAGAAAACGGTGATGTGCagattttggaaataaaaaaatgaatgcaactCAGCATACAAGCATAAATCCATTCAAAGTCAAGTAGTTCTAAGCGTGTCAGTGTCAGGACCAAACTAGTATAAGTGACATCTTACCAATATCCAAGACCATCTTTGTCTTTAAAGGGTGTTTGAGCAGGTGCACACAGTATATGTTTCAGCAGATGTCAACCTATCTCAATAAATACCATTTGTGTTAAAAAACGGTTTGGGAAAACTAATACTGGAGTTGCAAGGAACAGTAAATTTACACCTGTGAAAATTATGCACATTTACTTCTTCATTTCTGCTACTACAGCCCAGAGAAATTAGCACATGGCATCATTAAATCTCTTCAGCCCAGTGGCCGGGATGTTTCTTTGGCTGGCTTTAAATGGACATACTATGAAGAGAgaaattaaaacacagacagtaagGGGTTCCTAGGACAAAAATGTTAGTGCATTTTGAGTAATCAGTAAGCATCCATAATTTTCTCAAGCATAAATCAGCTATGAAAAGCACTCACTGTTTTCCTTGTCTTCAGAAACTGCAGAGATTAACATTTAGTAAAGGTAGGCTGATGTTTACTAAAACATATACTGTTTACCTGTGCACACATGTTTTCACCAGACAGGCACAATCTTGGGTAATCGCAAGAAGTCAAAATTACAGTTTGGTCCTGTTAATATTGCTGTAAAATCCACATATAAATTCTGAGTGCAGGACTGGAGTCTAGTGCAAGATGCAGTGAAAAATAAAGGGTTAAAATCCTGTTTAATCATTGCATCATCCAGACAGTTCTCTTGTCCCGTTGTCTGATTGCACAATTTCAGTCTTTTGTGATTATCCTTTGAGGTAAAAGAATTTGACTTGGAAAAGAAGATCTTCATTCAAATGTGAGAATTGAggtaaaatcaaatcaaatactGAATGACAACACTGAATTTGAGTATCTGACAACTGACTGATGCTCAGCTGAGTTTTATTGAAACGGAACAAACGTAAAAGTTATAAATACAAAGAACATCAGAGAACAAACTGCTATGGCTCTTAAGGTAAGCCAAACCAAATCCTATTGGGCAAgttcaaagaaaacagaggaagtTATGgtatcagtttttaaaaaaaaacacaatttatctACCTCTAGAATTGCTAGGCATACACTTTAAACATTACAAAACTTTGATTACTTCCTTCCTGTGGATTCTTTTCTCCACCATTGCAAATATGAAGTATGAAGCTCTAACCATACGCATTTATTTACAAGCAAGTCCCTACGCATCTACGAGAAACCACAAATAAAGGGAGTACAAGAAGGAGAGGGGAAAGGGGTATGGACAAAAACTTTCTGCAAGGCAATATCATTATTTAATGTCCTCTCAGACTTTGAAAATCAATGTCCACTTTTTTGTCAATGTTCATTGTTGGCTTTAAAAGAATCAGGAACAAAAAGTAacaataaaagtgtttttgtgtttttttaaagacaaatgtcCCAATGTAACCGTAGAAGTAACAAATGATTCACCACAACGGTTACGTTCACTTCTTCAGCCAAAAAGCTTTCCAGCCAATCATCCTTAGCCAATTCTGGGGTCTGTCCATTTTTTCTGAGACATGTACAGATTTATTTTCATGAGGGATGAAGAATAAAAAGTCAATCAAAAATTGTAGCCAAtctcctgttttttattttattgttgtttttctcttttttgctgtaactttgccaaatacCTTTTGGTGCATCTACTTCCACTGCTGCCCATAAGAATCCTGTGAAAACTCCATGGTGTCATTACTGTAACCATAGTTACCGGAATAGTCGGCCCCTTGCTGCAGGGGCTGCTGGGCGATGGGCTGGGACCCCCAGTTCTGTTGGTTGTTGGTCTGGCGGCGCTTGGAGTCAGGCTGGTTGAACACGTCTGCCTTCCTCTTTCCACCGACGTTTCCCCCGCGATTGCCTCTGGCCCCGCGAGGACCACGCCCCCTCTGTGGTTGGAATGGGGCTCCACGCCCTCCTCGGCCGCCCCTCGGACCACCAAGGGGCGGTCCTCTTTGGGCGTAGCCGCCTCGGCCTCGAGCCGGTGGTGCTCCACGAGCCCTAGGTGGAGGAGGTCCTCCCCTGCTGGGACGAGTACCACGGCCCCTCATGCTGTACATATCTTCATAGCCATAGTAAGGGTCTTCATAGCCACCGCGGTAGTCATGATAGTCGTACCCGTAGTAGTCATCATAGTAGTCTTCATATCCATAGTAATCTGGAGGATAGGCATAGCCCCCTCGGCCACCTCGACCCCTGCCCCGGCCTGGTGGTGGCATGCGTGGAGGTGGGTAGTAGTAATAGTCGTCATACCTGCAGAAGGGAGGcaggtttaagttaagtttaaGTTTACTGATTCAGGGGGCTGACCAAGCATGTCTCTGGCTCACTGGCTCACCCTGCATTCCTGGTGGTCTGCCGAGCTGCTTGGCgctctttcctcttcttgtcTGGGGGCTTTGCCAGGACAATCTCAATTTCCTCTCCTCCTAGCTCCTTCCCATTCATCTCATCCATTGccttaaaagaaaatcaaccaTTACAATGATTTGCAATAAATCATCAGACATACAAAATActgtccaaaataaaaaaacaccttaACAGCAGCATCCCTTTCTTCAAAATGGACAAAAGCATaatctttcagttttttaactCGCTCCAGCTTTCCAAACTGAGAGAAGGTCTTTTCAAGCAGCTCTTCAGTCACTGCTGTGGCCAACTTCCTGACAAAGAGCACCTTCAcctgtgaacaaaaaaaaaaacaaaaaaacaaaaaaaaacaaaaaaacaaaaaacaaaacaaaaaaaaaggattacCACATAGTACGGTACAGAGCTTGGTTGCTGTCTTCTGAAGAGTAAAAGGGTAAGACATGACACCTACTAACCTTGGCCATGACCTCTGGATCTGGCTCAGCAACAGGGTCAGCCCACTCCACAGTGACCGGGTTCCCCCACACCTTGACCTTGCCACTCATTAGGCGCCGACGAGCCTGTGCTGCCGACTTGTGATCCTCATACTCCAGGAAACAGAAACCACGGTTCTTCTTCTTATCATCTGGCTGATGGTACAATATCACCTCTTGAAGACCCTCTGTAACAAAAAACCATAATATTCATGCAACAGTAAGGCTCAATCTCCAGTTTTCATGCATCTTGTCCTTCATGTTTTAAGGATTTTGTGGCACAAATCCACCTCTTGAAACTAAcctgtaactttgccaaaatcTTCCAAAATACTTTCTCTTGTCTTGTTCTTTGGAATTGATCCAACAAACAGCCGATTGTTTGCAACAGATATACACACTCCCAAATATTTGCCAGGCCGGATTTCATGGTtatcacactgaaaataaattgcAGAATATGTGACagacattatatatatatatacatatatatatatatatatacataaaaaaagaaaaacaaaaaacagtaatttaaggaatgaagttttttttcccctaaacATCATTATATTGTAAACATATAGTTTTTCCTGCCATATTACTTACAAGCTTCACAGCCttttgtgcatcatctttattGCAGTATGTGATGAAGGCATAACCTCTGTTCTGACCGGACAGAGGGTCCATCATTAACCTGAGGTCCCAGATGGGACCAGCTAACTCAAAGAGTGGCACAAGCTCATCTTCATACAAATCCCTGGGGATTTTTCCAACAAACACCtgataaagaagaaaagaaaagatacaCATTTGTAAAGGGCAATATACAGCATCATATTTGTGATTATTTGTGAATGATAATGAAGCACAAATCTGATATTTTTCACCATGTAAAACAAGAGCTTAAAAAACCACTACATATTTCAATGCATTTAGTGATATATCTTTTATCTACCTCAGTTCCAATCCCTGGTTGTGTTCCCGTGAACACATCCTCAGGGGGGGGACCTCCATATTTTCTCTGGCCTGTGGTGACATCCAGAGTGTATCCTGTCCTCTCCAAGAGagcctggaaaacacaaaaaataaaacactaactGAGTTGCATGGCTGCCGGGGAATGTTCGCAGGTCACTCATTCTGAACTATAAAGCAAAGCTCAGCCA of the Mastacembelus armatus chromosome 11, fMasArm1.2, whole genome shotgun sequence genome contains:
- the LOC113126195 gene encoding heterogeneous nuclear ribonucleoprotein R isoform X1, whose translation is MAAAEVNGSSAPAKEEEEPMDVTATHTENYQTLIDAGLPQKVAESLDNIFQTGLVAYVDLDERAIDALREFNEEGALTVLQQFKESDLSHVQNKSAFLCGVMKTYRQREKQGSKIQESTKGPDEAKIKALLERTGYTLDVTTGQRKYGGPPPEDVFTGTQPGIGTEVFVGKIPRDLYEDELVPLFELAGPIWDLRLMMDPLSGQNRGYAFITYCNKDDAQKAVKLCDNHEIRPGKYLGVCISVANNRLFVGSIPKNKTRESILEDFGKVTEGLQEVILYHQPDDKKKNRGFCFLEYEDHKSAAQARRRLMSGKVKVWGNPVTVEWADPVAEPDPEVMAKVKVLFVRKLATAVTEELLEKTFSQFGKLERVKKLKDYAFVHFEERDAAVKAMDEMNGKELGGEEIEIVLAKPPDKKRKERQAARQTTRNAGYDDYYYYPPPRMPPPGRGRGRGGRGGYAYPPDYYGYEDYYDDYYGYDYHDYRGGYEDPYYGYEDMYSMRGRGTRPSRGGPPPPRARGAPPARGRGGYAQRGPPLGGPRGGRGGRGAPFQPQRGRGPRGARGNRGGNVGGKRKADVFNQPDSKRRQTNNQQNWGSQPIAQQPLQQGADYSGNYGYSNDTMEFSQDSYGQQWK
- the LOC113126195 gene encoding heterogeneous nuclear ribonucleoprotein R isoform X2, coding for MAAAEVNGSSAPAKEEEEPMDVTATHTENYQTLIDAGLPQKVAESLDNIFQTGLVAYVDLDERAIDALREFNEEGALTVLQQFKESDLSHVQNKSAFLCGVMKTYRQREKQGSKIQESTKGPDEAKIKALLERTGYTLDVTTGQRKYGGPPPEDVFTGTQPGIGTEVFVGKIPRDLYEDELVPLFELAGPIWDLRLMMDPLSGQNRGYAFITYCNKDDAQKAVKLCDNHEIRPGKYLGVCISVANNRLFVGSIPKNKTRESILEDFGKVTEGLQEVILYHQPDDKKKNRGFCFLEYEDHKSAAQARRRLMSGKVKVWGNPVTVEWADPVAEPDPEVMAKVKVLFVRKLATAVTEELLEKTFSQFGKLERVKKLKDYAFVHFEERDAAVKAMDEMNGKELGGEEIEIVLAKPPDKKRKERQAARQTTRNAGYDDYYYYPPPRMPPPGRGRGRGGRGGYAYPPDYYGYEDYYDDYYGYDYHDYRGGYEDPYYGYEDMYSMRGRGTRPSRGGPPPPRARGAPPARGRGGYAQRGPPLGGPRGGRGGRGAPFQPQRGRGPRGARGNRGGNVGGKRKADVFNQPDSKRRQTNNQQNWGSQPIAQQPLQQGADYSGGEALRAAPLE